Part of the Candidatus Bathyarchaeota archaeon genome, CGGCAAGCATCCGGCTACAATAAGCCTCTTTTCCTTCGGTACTTCTTTCAGCAAGTGTATCATTCGATTTTCAGTAGGAGCTTTAACAGCACACGTATTGTAGAGCACCAACTCAGCATCTTGGAGATTACTTACTATTGTATGACCCGCACTCGAGAGGCAACCCGCAAGAACCTCTGCATCTGCGAGACTACTGGAACAGCCGAAGCCTTTAACGTATATTCGCATCACGGCACCATCATTAAAATATACAAATTTAAGTCACAAACAAAAACATAAACATTCTTTGAAAGAGAAACTTTTACACGAATGCGAAAGAGAATTAGAGCAACACTTAAAAAGACTATGTTCCAACATGTTTTAAGCATATTTGCAGCATGTTATATACATATATAACTTTAAAGCGCTATGCCTTTCTAATACCTACAGAAAGGAGGAGGCATAAAAACAGTGAAACTAATAACATTATATCTCCCCGAACCATACATTCGAGCATTAGATAGCCTTGTAAACGAACAATACTATCCAAATCGTGCAGAAGCCATTCGTGTGGCTATACGAGACATGTTATCTACCGAGGTTTGGGGGAGGAGACAAAATGGCTGGCGAAAAACCAACTAGCAAAGCTCTCCAACTCGCGTGGCAAGGTACTCTCGGACCAACTGATAGCATACAAGCGTCCAATCAATGCAAAATTGTAGTCATCGGAGTTGGAGACGCCGGAAACAACATAGTCACGCAACTAACAAAAATGGGAACTACAGGTATATACACAATAGCCATTAACACCGATTCACTTCACCTTAGCGCATCACAAGCAGACCAAAAGATGTTAATCGGCGAGAAATTGACCCGAGGGCTAGGTGTAGATGGAGATCCTACTTTAGGAAGAGCCGCCATCGGAGAATCACGGAAACAAATAGAAGAAATCCTAACAGATGTGAACGTTGTGTTTGTTACTGCTGGTCTAGGCGGCGGAACTGGAACAGGAGCTGCACCAGTAGTCGCAGAAATCGGTAGAAAAAAGGGCGCTATTACAATAGGAGTAGTCACGAAACCTTTTAGAATTGAAAAAGGCCGAATGAAACCAGCCTCTCGTGCGCTTACCGAACTCCGCCAGCAATGCGACACAGTAGTGGTGATTGACAACAACAAACTAACGGAACTTGTACCCCAACTTCCAATCGATGAAGCTTTCAAATTTGCGGATAAAGTGTTAGCCAACCTGATAAAGGGCATAGTAGAAACGATTTCAACGCCCAGCCTCATCAATCTTGACTTCGCTGACTTCAGAACCATTGTAAAACATGGCGGAGTTGCGGTAGTAGGAATAGGAGAGTCTAATGCACCTAACCGTGCCGAAGAAGCAGTACGCAACGCACTAAAAAGCCCACTGTTGGACATTGACTGTGCAGGAGCCACAGGCGCCCTCATCCACGTCACTGGCGATAGTCAAATGACAATTGAAGAAGCAAACCACATAGGAGAGATCATAACAGAGATGATGAACAACAATGCTCAGGTGATTTGGGGTGCAAGAGTGAACCCAGAGTTTAACGGAAGAATCAGAGTAACTTTGGTAATGACTGGCATCAACCCACCGCATAAACTGAGAGGGATTGGTTCAATAACACCTCAGCTTTTCAACCTAGAACCATATCCAGAACCTGAGAAAAAACTACCAGTAGATCTTGGCTTATACCAACTGGAAAACTTTGAAACCTAAACCCTTCCCCTTTACCTTTTCTTAGCGCGTAGAAACACTCTTTTCAACCTCACACCCCAAGGTATTGATCTACCAAAAGGCACCACAGCACCTCTTTTTATCGCTTTAACGACTTCATCAACTTCTTTTTCAGCATCGATAACAGTGTATGCCATTCCAACCTCAAGCGCATAATGAGCATCACTTCCTCCTGTTTGAGGAAAATTAAGTTTATCCGCCATTTTTCGGTTCTTACGCACTGAAAAGGAGAATGGTACTGCAGAAGAGTTGATGACTTCCATTGCATCGAAATTTTGATCAAGCTCTTCTTCTGCAATTCCTTTAAAGAACGCTGTTGGATGAGCAACTATAGCTAGTCCACCAGCATCATGTATTTGATCAATGGTTTCAACGAAAGATAGACCAGTTTTAATAGTGGTGTTAACGTTTATTGCCAAAACATGACCTTGCTTTGTTGTAATCTCAGCGCCGGGAATAACTAGTAGGCTTTTAATCTTGCTAAATTCTTGTAATCCATTGATGGTGTCATGATCAGTTATGGCAACTCCGTCTAAACCTTGCTTTTTTGAGTAAATGACCAATTCTTTAGGTGTAATGAAGGCGTCGAAAGAATATTTTGTGTGAACGTGCATGTCAATTTTTAAAGGCAAAGAGGTTTCACTTTATTTTGCTTCCTGCCTTAACTGGCTTGTCGGGTATGGGTATAAGGATTGAAATGTTTTTGTCGTCTTCTGCTGCTAAAATCATTACTTCTGAGTCTAAGCCGAAGATATGTTTAGGCTGAAGATTGACCAAAACTGCAATGTTCCTGCCTTCCAACTCTTTTAGCTCATAGTGCTGAGCGATGCCCGCCACAGCTTGTTTTAGTTCTCCAGCACCTACGTCAATTGTTAGCTTCACAAGGTTTTTAGATTTAGGAACATTTTCTGCCTTAATGATCTTGCCTACTCGTAAATCGAGCTTGGAGAACTCTTCAAATGTTATAGTTGACGGCGTAATTTTTGTTTTTTCCAACTTGTCTTGCAACTCCTTCGCGGTGACCTCTATCTTGCTAAATAACGGTTTTGACCCCCTTATCTTGTGACCTGAAGGTAAAAGTTTTGTTGCTTCACTCCATCTCCGTGAACGCATCTCATCCGTCAGATTGAGCAGAGTTGAGAGTTTAACAGCAGTGAAAGGAATGAATGGCTCAAGAGTTATTGCTAGGGTTTTGACAATTTGGACAGCAACGTAGAGCGTATTTGCGGCTTCTTGTCTGTCGGTCTTGACGAGGTTCCACGGTTCTTTCTCGTTAAAATACTTGTTCCCTATACGGCTGATGTCAATAATGTTTCTCAGAGCTGCTTGCAGTTTGCAGTCTTCTAGGTTTTGCGCTGCCTTTGCCACTTTTTTTTCCACAGATTTGAGAATACGTTTGTCGTAAGCGCCAAGGTTGTGTGCTTTTGGCACCGTGTTTGCAAAATGTTGGTTAACGAATGTTAGAGTTCTGTGTATGAAGTTGCCTAAAGTGTCATTGAGATCTGCGTTTACTTTTTCTATGAAAATTGTCCATGAAAAATTCGCATCTTTGGTTTCTGGGCGTGTGGATATGAGAAAGTAGCGCCAATAATCTGCTGAGAACAATTCTAATGCTTCGTCTATCGATATGCCTACTCTATGGCTTTTAGAAAACCTTTCGCCTTTGAATTGTAGAAATTCAGTTGAAGAAACATTCCATGGCAAGTTATAGTCTTCCTCTATCGCAAGAAGCAAAGCAGGAAGGATAATTACGTGAAAAGGGATGTTGTCTTTGCCGATAAAATACAAAGTTTTTGCATCTTTGTTAAACCAAAACTCGCGCCATCTTTTTTCCTCTCCACGGCTTTTGAAGTATTCAATTGTGGCCGAGACATACCCGAGAACCGCCTCAACCCAGACATATATCGTTTTGTTTTCTGCCCCTAGAAAAGGTGCTGGAATTCCCCATTTGTTATCTCGGGTTACTGCTCTGGGCTTGAGACCCTCGTTGATTATGTTCAGGCTGAATTTCCTTGCGTTAGAGGGTAGTCTCTTGTTACTTTCTATGAATTGGCGGAGTTCATCAGCGAATTTTGGTAGGTCAAGATACCAATGTTTCACTTTCCTTATTGTCGGTGTGGACTTACAGATTGTGCAGTAAAAGTCGACAAGTTTTGCTGGTTCAAGAAGACGACCACAAGATTCACACTGATCCCCCCGGGCACCTTCAACGCCACAATAGGGGCAGATGCCTTCTACAAATCTGTCTGGCAAGAAGCGCTTGCAGTTTGGGCAATATGGTAATTCGGTTTCTTGAACAAAGATGTAGCCTTTTTCGTATATTTTAGAGAAAATATTTTGGATGAATGCTTTATGCACAGGGCTTTCTGTTCGCGTGTAGTTGTCGAAGGAAATACCCCATTTCTTCCATAAGCTTACTACCTTTGCGTGGTTCTTGTCTGTAAGCTGTTTTGGCGGAATACCCAATCTAACGGCTTCTACTTCCACGGGTGTTCCATGCTCGTCGGAGCCGCTTACAAAAACTACGTCATCTCCTCTCAATCGATAATAACGAGCAGCAACATCTGCCGAGAGAATCGAACCTATCAAAGTGCCTAAATGAGGCATATAGTTAAGGTAAGGCCACGCACAAGTGACCACAACTTTACCGAGCGGAATGCACCTCCAGACTGTACAATGCTCTTAACATGTTACCTGTGCAGATACTTAAAGACAACGGAGTGAAAAAAAGAAAAAGAGTGAAGGTAGGTGTTATTGCTCTTTCTGCCACGTAACCCCAGGTCTACGTCCTGAAAGAAAGACGGCTGCAGCTA contains:
- a CDS encoding ribbon-helix-helix domain-containing protein, translating into MKLITLYLPEPYIRALDSLVNEQYYPNRAEAIRVAIRDMLSTEVWGRRQNGWRKTN
- the ftsZ gene encoding cell division protein FtsZ, yielding MAGEKPTSKALQLAWQGTLGPTDSIQASNQCKIVVIGVGDAGNNIVTQLTKMGTTGIYTIAINTDSLHLSASQADQKMLIGEKLTRGLGVDGDPTLGRAAIGESRKQIEEILTDVNVVFVTAGLGGGTGTGAAPVVAEIGRKKGAITIGVVTKPFRIEKGRMKPASRALTELRQQCDTVVVIDNNKLTELVPQLPIDEAFKFADKVLANLIKGIVETISTPSLINLDFADFRTIVKHGGVAVVGIGESNAPNRAEEAVRNALKSPLLDIDCAGATGALIHVTGDSQMTIEEANHIGEIITEMMNNNAQVIWGARVNPEFNGRIRVTLVMTGINPPHKLRGIGSITPQLFNLEPYPEPEKKLPVDLGLYQLENFET
- a CDS encoding CehA/McbA family metallohydrolase, with translation MHVHTKYSFDAFITPKELVIYSKKQGLDGVAITDHDTINGLQEFSKIKSLLVIPGAEITTKQGHVLAINVNTTIKTGLSFVETIDQIHDAGGLAIVAHPTAFFKGIAEEELDQNFDAMEVINSSAVPFSFSVRKNRKMADKLNFPQTGGSDAHYALEVGMAYTVIDAEKEVDEVVKAIKRGAVVPFGRSIPWGVRLKRVFLRAKKR
- the metG gene encoding methionine--tRNA ligase, which produces MVTCAWPYLNYMPHLGTLIGSILSADVAARYYRLRGDDVVFVSGSDEHGTPVEVEAVRLGIPPKQLTDKNHAKVVSLWKKWGISFDNYTRTESPVHKAFIQNIFSKIYEKGYIFVQETELPYCPNCKRFLPDRFVEGICPYCGVEGARGDQCESCGRLLEPAKLVDFYCTICKSTPTIRKVKHWYLDLPKFADELRQFIESNKRLPSNARKFSLNIINEGLKPRAVTRDNKWGIPAPFLGAENKTIYVWVEAVLGYVSATIEYFKSRGEEKRWREFWFNKDAKTLYFIGKDNIPFHVIILPALLLAIEEDYNLPWNVSSTEFLQFKGERFSKSHRVGISIDEALELFSADYWRYFLISTRPETKDANFSWTIFIEKVNADLNDTLGNFIHRTLTFVNQHFANTVPKAHNLGAYDKRILKSVEKKVAKAAQNLEDCKLQAALRNIIDISRIGNKYFNEKEPWNLVKTDRQEAANTLYVAVQIVKTLAITLEPFIPFTAVKLSTLLNLTDEMRSRRWSEATKLLPSGHKIRGSKPLFSKIEVTAKELQDKLEKTKITPSTITFEEFSKLDLRVGKIIKAENVPKSKNLVKLTIDVGAGELKQAVAGIAQHYELKELEGRNIAVLVNLQPKHIFGLDSEVMILAAEDDKNISILIPIPDKPVKAGSKIK